A genome region from Ptiloglossa arizonensis isolate GNS036 chromosome 4, iyPtiAriz1_principal, whole genome shotgun sequence includes the following:
- the Rps13 gene encoding ribosomal protein S13 → MGRMHAPGKGISQSALPYRRSVPTWLKLTPEDCKELIYKLAKKGHTPSQIGVILRDSHGVAQVRFRTGNKILRIVKSMGLAPDLPEDLYYLIKKAVAIRKHLERNRKDKDSKFRLILVESRIHRLARYYKSKGTLPANWKYESSTASALVA, encoded by the exons ATGGGTCGTATGCACGCACCAGG AAAGGGTATATCCCAGTCAGCATTACCGTATAGACGCAGTGTTCCGACATGGCTAAAGTTAACACCAGAGGATTGTAAAGAACTGATTTATAAGCTAGCAAAAAAAGGCCACACACCCTCTCAAATTG GTGTAATTCTACGAGATTCTCATGGAGTGGCTCAAGTACGTTTTCGTactggaaataaaattttgaggattgttaaGAGCATGGGTCTGGCTCCAGATTTACCAGAAGatctttattatttaattaaaaaggcaGTAGCTATTAGGAAACACTTGGAGAGAAATCGCAAGGACAAAGACAGCAAATTTAGATTGATTCTTGTAGAGTCCAGAATCCACAGACTTGCCCGATATTATAAATCAAAGGGAACCCTCCCAGCAAATTGGAAATATGAGAGCTCCACTGCCAGTGCTCTTGTTGCTTAA